TTGAGGCCCCACTCACGACACTGGTTTGGATGACCTCTATCCTTTCAATCATCGTCACATATACGGTCAGCTACCTTTTGATCTCCGATATGGGAGATCTCTGGTGGAAACTCTCGACGATCATCAGCTGTGGGACACTGGCCGCTGCGATCATTCCTGAATTCACGAAGATCTTTACCTCCGCAAAATCCAAACATGTTGCTGAGATCGTCAGCGCCGCTCGAGAAGGAGGGGCGTCACTCGCCATCCTTTCGGGTCTTGTCGCCGGAAATTTCAGTGCCTTCTGGAAGGGGATGGTAATGGCGGGATTGATGCTCGTTGCCTTCATGACCAGTCTCACTGGGCTCGATGCCTATATGGTCTATCCAACTGTCTTCGCCTTTGGCTTGGTCGCCTTCGGATTTCTTGGGATGGGGCCTGTTACAATCGCAGTTGATAGTTATGGACCGGTTACCGACAATGCCCAATCGGTTTTTGAGCTTTCCCAAATTGAAACCTCACCAAACGCCTCTCAAGAGATTGAGCGACAATTCGGATTCAAACCGAACTTTGCGCAAGGAAAGCATCTTCTCGAGGAGAATGATTCTGCAGGAAATACCTTCAAGGCGACCGCCAAGCCGGTCTTGATCGGCACCGCGGTGATCGGGGCAACAACGATGATCTTCTCGATTATCCTGCTCCTGAATCTCCGACTCGATCTGTTGGATCCACGTGTCTTGTTGGGACTGATCTGTGGGGGAGCGGTTATCTATTGGTTTACCGGCGCGTCGATGCAGGCGGTCACGACCGGGGCCCATCGAGCGGTCGAGTTCATCAAGAAAAATATCCGGCTCGAATCAAGCGAAAGCGCATCCGTCAAAGACTCAAAGGAAGTCGTGAAGATCTGCACACAGTACGCCCAGTCCGGGATGTTGAATATCTTCGGCGTGATCTTCTCGTTCACATTGGCCTTCGCCTGTTTTGATCCGACCTTTTTTGCGAGCTACCTGATCTCAATCGCCGTCTTCGGTCTCTTCCAGGCGATCTTTATGGCGAATACCGGTGGCGCCTGGGATAATGCGAAAAAGGTGGTCGAGGTCGATCTGAAGGAAAAGGGAACCCCGCTTCATGCCGCAACGGTTGTCTGCGACACGGTCGGAGATCCTTACAAAGACACCTCATCCGTTGCACTGAATCCGATCATCAAGTTCACGACCCTCTTCGGTCTCCTCGCGGTCGAGATCGCGGTCTCGGCACACGATATCGCCCTGAGAATTGGGGTTGTGCTCTTCATCGTCGGTCTCTTTTTCGTCTGGAGATCATTCTACGGGATGAGAATTGGAGCGAAGGGGTAATCGATGTCTTCTCGGAATCAGACACAGCTCCTCGAAAAAATCTCCAAGCGGGATCCGTTTGGTCGCACCCTCTTTCGTACCTCACGACCAAAAAGTACCTTGGCCTCCGCAAGGCAGGCCGGTTACTTTCTGGTCAATAAAAAAGAGCCCCCTGCAAGCAACGTCGCCCCTAAGATCCAGTTCCAAGGGCAGATGATCCTGCTTAAAAAATAGAAAAACACAACTTTCCGTATTGATTGCCGACAATGAGGCCATCTATGAGTCTGGAAATCGGCCCTTTTTATCGACACTCCTCTATTGCCTCTTTACCCGCTATCCCTTTTGACAAGGTAATGGGTACTGATGATCTTATCGATCTGGGAAAACAATTTCTCGATTGGCTACAACCTCCCTGTTCGTCGGTACAAATCTCTCTTTATTCCTCTGCCTCTCTGATCGGTCTCCTGACGGGATTGGTGACCGGCAAGATCACCCACTATTTTACCCGCTCCTCGGCAGGATCTTTAGGGGTAGGGATCACTGTGGGACTGCACCTTGCCTTTCTGATTCCGATCCTCTGGAATCATGATCTCTCACCCCTTAATCCTCCTATCTTTTCAGAATTCCCCTGGAATCATTCCGAAGGAGAGCCTGTTGAGGGTCAACAAGAGCTGCCGATTGAACCAAAGAAGAAAATTAATCTTAGGACTCACCTCTCATTCAGCAAAAAACCAAGAACCCAAAAAGAATTAATCAAGGTAGCCCAAAAAGCGCTAGAGGAGTGGAAACAGGATCGCTCCAAACAACATGACATTGGTCGTTTTCTGATCGAGGCCGAAATGGCTGCTGAAAAGAGCCGTTCGAGAAGGGCCCTGTATGGGGCCTATCTGGAGCGTTGGGAAGAAGGGATAGAGACGATACGGACCGACCTGCAGCATCTTCGAGATCAGGACACAAAACGAAGTTGGGAAGATGATCTGGAATTCATGATTGGAGCTCTATTCGACGAATTTCCCGCCCTTCATTCCTACCAAATTGGAAAGGCAAGAATCACCGGTATTCTCGGCGGGGGGGGAGGAAAATGTAACGCCCACTGCCGAACAGAAGTTTCTGCAGGCTTGGCCCTCCCGTTGACACTCCCTCCCGGATACCTTTTGGCATTGCAACGATCAGAAAATCCCCACTGCCAGGCGATTGTTTATGACCAAAAGGAAAAGAGACTTCGAGACCCGAATATTCCAGAGAGAAACTGGAGCACAAAGATTGAGGCAACCATCTTTGATCCACATGTCATCTATCATGGCTACCTGAAGGCACTCTATGCCCAAGGGATTAGAGAGGCGATCTCCCCACTCCAGGATGAGGATTTTATTCTGGCGGAACCAAACATGGAGACAGAAGGCCAACCGGTCCTCTCTCGTTCCGATGATGACATCCTGATGCTTCCTTCCTCAAAGGGATTTTTGTCTAACCTTCCGAACTCAAATCCTGAGGAAGGGTATACTCCTAACCCCTATAGGTCAATCGTCCCCAGTGCGAACCGCTCTTCAGGAACTGCCCTTGTCGCCAGATCGCTCAGCTCACTCCCGCCTGACTCAAGTTTCTTAAGTGAGATGGAAAGGAGCAAGGCCCCATTTATCATTATTAGCAATCGGGATGGTAATCGATCGGAAGTACTTTTCCGCACCGATGAGGAGGTCAGACACTACAATGAAGAAGGAAAAGATTTTTACTTCCCGCTCCTTTTGAGATCCCTCGACGAGAGATTCTCATCTTCTTCCACAAACGACCTCTTAAGATTTCTTGAAGATCCAACAATCGCAATGAACTACCCTCTTCAAAGACTGTGGGAGATTTTTGGTCTCTTAAATCAGATCAGCTATCTTGTGACGACCCTCTATCCATACGCCGCTCAAGGCAGTAACTATTTGACACTGGATCGAAAAGAGGCCATCGCCTTCTTCCGCCATCATCACCCATTGTTTCGAACCGTTTCGGAAAAGGCAGAGGCGCTCCATTCAAAAATGACCCGAAATCCAGAAGATCTGATCCTGCTCCTGGATCAACTCTCCCAGGAACAACGTGACGTAGCGCTCACAATCTTCTCACAGGGCTTTTCGTCAGTCGTTCCCCCCAAGGACCCACGGATCGATGCACTGCAGAGGTCATTGCGAAGGACGATCGAGGACCCAACCCTCTTCGGTATTGGGGATAAGGTGGCCACAAGAATAGAGGAAACTGACAAAACGCCGGAGGTTATCGGCAATAGACCTCAAGGATTTCGTTTTATTCGAGCCCGATTGGAAATCGATCCGAAGAGAAAAATTCAGGAATGGGCTGATCAGGGGACCACCCGCCATCGTATCTCCGCGGCAACCCTGCTTGATCTGATCTTCTATACCGATGCACGCCGATGGAATGAAAGACTGACCGATGAGATCATTCGAAGTGATCGGAAAGGACGTTATGATGACTCTTTCATAAGACATTGTTTTGCTTTAAACCGGCTCGTCCCGTTGGAGGCGAGAACCCACTTTATCACCACTGAGGAGAGACAGTTTTTACTGGAATTTGGTTTTGATCGTGAAGATCTGAGGGTCTTGAGAGACCATCGCGGACGTCTGCGTCTCTCCCCTGATTTGGCACGAGCCCTCCAGACGATTCTCAAACGCCAAAAGGCTTAATTTGAAGCGCCTCCTCTACCATCTTCTCATGCTCAGAAGGATTGGCCCAACGGGCCTGACCCTCCTTCGGAAGCAGGTGGATCGGGTCGAAATAAAGATAGAGCTGGTTTGGATTGATATTCGGTGAGCGATAGACACTGATCCCGGTTGTCCGGTTGTAATATTCATAGGAGTGCACTTCCCGTTTCCCACCACCACCCGGCGCATCGACGACAAAGGTCGGCGTGTTGTAGCCGGCGGTCGCCCCACGCACCTCTTTTTCTAATTCGACCGCCGTCGCAACAGTGGTCCGGAGGTCTTCGACCCCCTTCACCATGTCATGCTGATACACGTAGTAAGGGTGGATATTGAGATAACCCAATTTTTTGATCAGGAGTTTCATCGTCTCTACATCGTCATTGATCTGCCGCAGAAGAACCGACTGGTTCCGAACCACAACACCATCCTCGAAAAGCTGATCCATTGCCCGCTTCGTGATCCCGGTCATCTCGTTTGGATGATTAAAATGGGTATGGAGGACAACATCTTTATGCATCTTTTTGCCACGAGTCACGACACCGAGGAAGGCATCATACCACTCACGATCGGTCAGGATCTTCATCGGCATGATCGCGAGCCCCTTCGTCGCAAATCGCATCCGCCGGATATGTGGGATATCGAGAAGCGTATTCCCGATCAACGTAACCTGATCCGGCCTGAGATTGTAGGTATCTCCCCCACTCACGACAACATCCTCAATCTTCTCATGCGCACGCAGATAATCAAAAACCACCTTCCATCTCTCAAAGGTGCCACTGACGTGGATCTTCTCGACCTCCTCCGTATCCAGACCGACCGCATAACTCCGCGTACAGAAGCGACAATAAACAGGACATTTATCCAATGTCAGAAACAGAACCTTGTCCGGATAGCGATGGGTCAATCCCGGGACTGGTGAGTCTTTCACCTCCGACAGTGAATCGAGACGAAGCTTCGGGTGATCCGGCATCAAGACAGAATTGAACGGCAAAAACTGGCGGCAGAGAGGATCCCCATAGGGATCCTTCCAATCAATGAGCGAAATCAGATAAGGGGTCATCCGGACAGACATCGGGACATGATGCAACCCCTCCGCGATATCGGCATAGACCGGCTCTCCGATCAACTTGCCAATCGTCTCACGAAGTTTTTCGACATTCGTCACCGCATGACGCGACTGCCAGTGACTATCGAGAAATGTTTTTTCGTCAACCTCTGAATAGGCAGGGATCTTCCGCCAAAAACCCCCCTCGAGAAATTGACGATGCATAACTCAA
The window above is part of the Deltaproteobacteria bacterium genome. Proteins encoded here:
- a CDS encoding sodium-translocating pyrophosphatase, with product MNRFFTFILFVAVCSLSSAASASEVELKIPELLTTYSLFGHLIAGTTLLKWGIGICLLGMLFGLWEYSKIKRLPAHQAMLDISSLIYETCKTYLLQQGKFLVLLEIFIGAAIFYYFLILQHLAFPRVLMIFLFSILGILGSYGVAWFGVRINTYANSRTAFASLSGKPYPVMDIPLRSGMSIGVMLICVELFMMISILLYVPKESAGVCFVGFAIGESLGASALRICGGIFTKIADIGSDLMKIVFNIKEDDARNPGVIADCTGDNAGDSVGPTADGFETYGVTGVALISFIVLAAGMVFGTDGKLAATAEANAIQSNLIIWIFSMRVLMIVTSIGSYALNKVVSHTLYAGKSKFNFEAPLTTLVWMTSILSIIVTYTVSYLLISDMGDLWWKLSTIISCGTLAAAIIPEFTKIFTSAKSKHVAEIVSAAREGGASLAILSGLVAGNFSAFWKGMVMAGLMLVAFMTSLTGLDAYMVYPTVFAFGLVAFGFLGMGPVTIAVDSYGPVTDNAQSVFELSQIETSPNASQEIERQFGFKPNFAQGKHLLEENDSAGNTFKATAKPVLIGTAVIGATTMIFSIILLLNLRLDLLDPRVLLGLICGGAVIYWFTGASMQAVTTGAHRAVEFIKKNIRLESSESASVKDSKEVVKICTQYAQSGMLNIFGVIFSFTLAFACFDPTFFASYLISIAVFGLFQAIFMANTGGAWDNAKKVVEVDLKEKGTPLHAATVVCDTVGDPYKDTSSVALNPIIKFTTLFGLLAVEIAVSAHDIALRIGVVLFIVGLFFVWRSFYGMRIGAKG
- a CDS encoding KamA family radical SAM protein, translated to MHRQFLEGGFWRKIPAYSEVDEKTFLDSHWQSRHAVTNVEKLRETIGKLIGEPVYADIAEGLHHVPMSVRMTPYLISLIDWKDPYGDPLCRQFLPFNSVLMPDHPKLRLDSLSEVKDSPVPGLTHRYPDKVLFLTLDKCPVYCRFCTRSYAVGLDTEEVEKIHVSGTFERWKVVFDYLRAHEKIEDVVVSGGDTYNLRPDQVTLIGNTLLDIPHIRRMRFATKGLAIMPMKILTDREWYDAFLGVVTRGKKMHKDVVLHTHFNHPNEMTGITKRAMDQLFEDGVVVRNQSVLLRQINDDVETMKLLIKKLGYLNIHPYYVYQHDMVKGVEDLRTTVATAVELEKEVRGATAGYNTPTFVVDAPGGGGKREVHSYEYYNRTTGISVYRSPNINPNQLYLYFDPIHLLPKEGQARWANPSEHEKMVEEALQIKPFGV